The nucleotide window CCGCTCATCGGCTTTCTCCACGGGCTGCGGCCCATCGGAAACGGACAAAAAGGAGTCTCCCCATGAAAAACGTATGGCAGCAGGATGCCGAGTCCCTGAAGGGACAGGCGGGTTTCACTCTCATCGAACTGGTGATGGTCATCGTCATCCTCGGCATTCTGGCCGCGGTGGCGTTGCCGAAGTTCACCGATCTTTCTTCTTCGGCCAAACAGGCGGCTGTGGATGGCGTGGCCGGGTCCATCAGTTCCGCGAACACCACCAATATCGCAGTGTGCGCCATCAACACTGCAGCGGCTTCCGGTTGCGTTACGGTGAACAACTGTACAAGTGGTGCCTCCCTGTTGCAGGGTGGATTGCCGAGTGGTTATGTTATTACTGCGGCAGCGATCGCCAATGGTGTGACTGCATCGGGAGCAACGGCCTGCACCCTGACTGCCAATGGCAAAACCGCCACCTTCACCCTTACCGGCACCACGGCCACCTGATCGGGAGCTATCGGTTCGGTTTGATTCAGAGAAAAGGGGCGGGAGGCGAGCTTCTCGCCCCTTTTTTTCGTTCGCTGCGGGAGGATCGGCCATGCGGGCGAGGGGGATGGAGGAGGGGTTCACCCTGCTGGAAGTCGTCGTCGTCATCGTGCTGCTGGGCATTCTGGCGGCGGTGGCTCTGCCTTTTTTCACCAATCTAGCCACCCAGGCCGATGCCGCTTCCGCTTCCGGAGTGGCGGGGGCCATCTCCGGGGCCAATTCCCGCAACTATGCCGTTTGTTCATTGAACCCGAACCACGCCGATTGTGTCCAAGTCAGTAACTGTGCGGACGGCGTGAATCTGCTGGAAACCGGTCTGCCCCCGGATTTCGGCATCACGGCCAACGAGGTGTCGCCGGGGCAGACCCGCACCGATTGTGTGGTCACCAGTCCGCGGGGGGGGCAGGCCACCTTCACCCTGACCGGAACATGAGGCCGATATGGACCGCCAGAAGGGCTTCACCCTGGTTGAACTCTCCCTGACCATCGCCATCATCGGCGTGCTGGCGGTGACGGCGCTGAACCGCTGGCCCCAGGCCACCCTGGAGTTGGGCGCGGCGCGGCAGCAGTTGGCCATGGACATCCTCAAAACCCGCGCCATGGCCATGAATCGTCAGGGTTCCTTCACCATCCGTCGGGTCAACAATCTGCCCGCCTCCTACGAAATTCTCGATCCGGGTCAACAGGTGGTATTCACCTCGGCCCTCGACGGGGCCACCGTGGCCGCCTTCAGTCTGGTTTTCGACGGTTTGGGCAGTCCGGGAAACAACGATGCCAGCATCAGCGTCATCGGAGGGGAGGGTAGCTCCGTCATCACCGTCTACGGTACCACCGGAGGGGTGTATCTGCCATGAGAGCCAGGGGTTTTTCCCTCATCGAACTGATTCTCTTCGTCTCGGTTGTGGGTGTGCTGATGGTGGGGCTCATGCCGCTGCTGCAGAATGTGCTGGGTTCGGTACAGACCTCGCAGCAGGCCACCCAGGGGCTGTTTCTGGCACAGGAGCGGCTGGAGCAGATGATTGGGGCCTATCGGGTCGGCGCGGGTTTCGACGGGGTCACGGAGGCGGCTTTTCCCGACGAGGCGGGTATCGCGTTGGGCAACGGTCCGGTTTACAACCGGGATGTGGTGGTGGAGGGGGCCAGTATTGCGGGGCAGACGCTGACCTGCAACGGCGGGGCGTATGTCAGTGGCAATTACAAGTGTGTATCGGTGCGGATTCGGGATCAGCGGGACAGGGTGGTGGCCCAGGTGCAGACCGTGATGGTGAAGTTCTGATCTTTTGACGTTCAATATTTGTCTTTAAAGTATCAAAAAAAGGAAATGTTCTGTCCGTTGACGTTGTCGTTTTGTATAATTTTTTGTTAATTTTAAAAAAATATTTTATAAAATCAAAAAATTTAACAGACAAAGTCAAAGGACAG belongs to Magnetococcales bacterium and includes:
- a CDS encoding prepilin-type N-terminal cleavage/methylation domain-containing protein encodes the protein MKNVWQQDAESLKGQAGFTLIELVMVIVILGILAAVALPKFTDLSSSAKQAAVDGVAGSISSANTTNIAVCAINTAAASGCVTVNNCTSGASLLQGGLPSGYVITAAAIANGVTASGATACTLTANGKTATFTLTGTTAT
- a CDS encoding prepilin-type N-terminal cleavage/methylation domain-containing protein; this translates as MRARGMEEGFTLLEVVVVIVLLGILAAVALPFFTNLATQADAASASGVAGAISGANSRNYAVCSLNPNHADCVQVSNCADGVNLLETGLPPDFGITANEVSPGQTRTDCVVTSPRGGQATFTLTGT
- a CDS encoding type II secretion system protein: MDRQKGFTLVELSLTIAIIGVLAVTALNRWPQATLELGAARQQLAMDILKTRAMAMNRQGSFTIRRVNNLPASYEILDPGQQVVFTSALDGATVAAFSLVFDGLGSPGNNDASISVIGGEGSSVITVYGTTGGVYLP
- a CDS encoding type II secretion system protein, which produces MRARGFSLIELILFVSVVGVLMVGLMPLLQNVLGSVQTSQQATQGLFLAQERLEQMIGAYRVGAGFDGVTEAAFPDEAGIALGNGPVYNRDVVVEGASIAGQTLTCNGGAYVSGNYKCVSVRIRDQRDRVVAQVQTVMVKF